The proteins below come from a single Natrinema sp. SYSU A 869 genomic window:
- a CDS encoding helix-turn-helix domain-containing protein — translation MIRAQFRIRLPEGIWVREISQTFPDATFTLLTGYRTGERAIELGEIRTENPDASVDALRSHPAISQFELLESADGRALGKYETTDTGLYDFVERSALPVEFPVTARNGWFEFDLTGTRDELDRLRATLEASDAAYELQSLVSTTDADTLVTDRQRELLETAIREGYYEIPRECTLAELAETVGIDKGTASTILRRGEATLLKWFLSGPETNGRRVR, via the coding sequence ATGATTCGCGCACAGTTTCGGATCCGTCTTCCGGAGGGCATCTGGGTGAGAGAGATCTCACAGACGTTCCCCGACGCAACGTTTACGCTCCTGACGGGATACCGAACTGGCGAACGAGCGATCGAACTCGGTGAGATTCGTACGGAGAACCCGGACGCGAGCGTCGACGCGTTACGTTCTCATCCCGCAATCTCCCAGTTCGAACTGCTCGAGTCGGCCGACGGACGCGCACTCGGCAAGTACGAGACGACCGACACCGGCCTTTACGATTTCGTCGAACGGTCAGCACTCCCCGTCGAGTTCCCGGTTACCGCTCGAAACGGCTGGTTCGAATTCGACCTGACCGGGACGCGTGACGAACTCGACCGACTTCGGGCGACGCTCGAGGCTTCGGACGCGGCGTACGAACTGCAGTCGCTGGTGAGCACCACGGACGCGGACACGCTGGTGACTGATCGCCAGCGCGAACTCCTCGAAACTGCGATACGGGAGGGCTATTACGAAATCCCACGGGAGTGTACGCTCGCGGAACTCGCCGAGACGGTCGGGATCGATAAAGGGACGGCGAGTACGATTCTCCGCCGCGGCGAAGCGACTCTCCTCAAATGGTTTCTGTCCGGTCCGGAAACGAACGGCAGACGCGTTCGGTAG
- the cofH gene encoding 7,8-didemethyl-8-hydroxy-5-deazariboflavin synthase subunit CofH: MERPVTEADLTFDYVPETDQSFENALAKARDGDRLTVDDAIELFTTGTDSEGIDRKRKERVLEAADRRRAEQVGEEVTFIANLNNNVTTACNVGCLFCNFKDAAHTFESETEIETAGFTKTPAESREIVADAVDRGIYEVTSVSGLHPAFALDEEHREILDEHPNPKEVNYKPPERYDTSPGTYTDQLSAMSVDGTHVHSMTPEEAYHARRGTDWSYEDVYRRLQEAGLDTVPGTAAEILVEEVREVICPGKISTDGWLEAMEAAANVGLGMTATIMYGHVENEAHRAMHLKRIRDLQDRTGNITEFVPLSFIHQNTPLFEHDVVSSGPSIDEDELMIAVSRLFLDNIDHIQSSWVKYGDEQGLKMLNCGADDYMGTILSEEITTRAGGEHGEFRSFEDYVEMIASIGRVPVERSTDYEKRRVIDPDEPPFGPRLGPRADGTPLLTRAEREERVPADN; encoded by the coding sequence ATGGAGCGACCGGTGACCGAGGCCGACCTCACGTTCGATTACGTTCCCGAGACCGACCAGTCCTTCGAGAACGCACTGGCAAAGGCACGCGACGGCGACCGACTCACGGTCGACGACGCGATCGAGTTATTCACCACGGGAACGGACAGCGAGGGGATCGACCGGAAACGCAAGGAGCGCGTGCTCGAGGCGGCCGACCGCCGCCGCGCCGAGCAGGTCGGCGAGGAGGTCACCTTCATCGCGAACCTGAACAACAACGTCACGACGGCCTGTAACGTGGGCTGTCTCTTCTGTAACTTCAAGGACGCCGCTCACACCTTCGAAAGTGAGACGGAGATCGAGACGGCCGGCTTCACGAAGACGCCCGCGGAGTCCCGCGAAATCGTCGCTGACGCCGTCGATCGAGGCATCTACGAGGTCACCTCGGTCTCCGGCCTCCACCCCGCGTTCGCACTCGACGAGGAACACCGGGAGATCCTCGACGAGCATCCGAACCCGAAGGAGGTCAACTACAAACCGCCCGAACGGTACGACACCAGCCCCGGTACCTATACGGACCAGCTCTCGGCAATGAGCGTCGACGGGACCCACGTCCACTCGATGACGCCCGAAGAGGCCTACCACGCCCGGCGGGGCACCGACTGGTCCTACGAGGACGTCTACCGACGGCTGCAGGAGGCCGGACTGGATACCGTTCCCGGCACCGCCGCCGAGATCCTCGTCGAAGAGGTCCGCGAAGTGATCTGTCCCGGCAAGATCAGTACTGACGGCTGGCTCGAGGCTATGGAGGCCGCCGCGAACGTCGGCCTCGGAATGACGGCAACGATCATGTACGGCCACGTCGAGAACGAAGCTCACCGCGCGATGCACCTCAAGCGGATTCGGGACTTGCAGGATCGGACCGGTAACATCACGGAGTTCGTCCCACTCTCGTTCATCCACCAGAACACGCCGCTGTTCGAACACGACGTGGTCTCGAGCGGCCCGAGCATCGACGAGGACGAACTGATGATCGCCGTCTCGAGACTGTTCCTCGACAACATCGATCACATTCAGTCCTCCTGGGTGAAGTACGGCGACGAGCAGGGTCTGAAGATGCTCAACTGTGGGGCCGACGACTACATGGGGACGATCCTCTCCGAGGAGATTACGACCCGTGCCGGCGGCGAGCACGGCGAGTTCCGCTCGTTCGAGGACTACGTCGAGATGATCGCCTCGATTGGTCGCGTGCCGGTCGAGCGCTCGACCGACTACGAGAAGCGCCGCGTCATCGACCCCGACGAGCCACCCTTTGGCCCTCGACTCGGACCGAGGGCCGACGGCACGCCGCTTTTGACTCGAGCGGAGCGCGAGGAGCGCGTTCCCGCCGACAATTGA
- a CDS encoding nucleoside deaminase: protein MATDESYVRQAIELAESAVEGGNTPFGSLLVVDDELVRTAENTTLTDDDISAHPEFKLARWAASELEPSERAACTMYTSTEPCPMCASAIVYAGLGRVVYSVTGDSLAELRGDGVIEIPCEEVVDRADGETTVEGPVLEDDGLAVHDAYFSP, encoded by the coding sequence ATGGCGACCGACGAATCCTACGTTCGACAGGCAATCGAACTCGCCGAATCGGCGGTCGAAGGCGGCAACACTCCCTTTGGCTCCTTGCTGGTCGTCGACGACGAACTCGTCCGGACGGCCGAGAACACCACGCTCACCGACGACGACATTTCGGCCCATCCGGAGTTCAAACTGGCCCGGTGGGCCGCGAGCGAACTCGAGCCGAGCGAGCGAGCGGCGTGTACGATGTACACCAGCACTGAACCGTGTCCCATGTGTGCGAGCGCGATCGTCTACGCGGGACTCGGCCGGGTCGTCTACAGCGTTACTGGCGACTCGCTCGCGGAACTCCGGGGCGACGGCGTGATCGAAATCCCCTGCGAGGAGGTCGTCGACCGGGCCGACGGTGAGACGACGGTCGAGGGACCGGTGCTCGAGGACGATGGACTCGCGGTCCACGACGCGTATTTTTCGCCGTAA
- a CDS encoding dienelactone hydrolase family protein, producing the protein MASDGIQTVTDIALEDVTLEGELIVPPESSGLVVFAHGSGSSRHSPRNNFVAETLRERGLGTLLFDLLTEAEDRHRENRFDIPLLTDRLVATTEWVREQPETSTHSIGYFGSSTGAAAALRSAARPETTIDAVVSRGGRVDMAADVVDDVTAPTLLVVGGDDESVRTVNREVYEALAVERDLRIIEGAGHLFEGEGELEAVADHAADWFTTHLE; encoded by the coding sequence ATGGCGTCCGACGGAATCCAGACCGTGACCGACATTGCTCTCGAGGACGTGACGCTCGAGGGCGAACTGATCGTGCCGCCGGAATCGAGTGGGCTCGTCGTCTTCGCTCACGGGAGCGGGAGTAGTCGGCACAGTCCGCGAAACAACTTCGTCGCGGAGACGCTGCGAGAACGGGGCCTCGGGACGCTCCTGTTCGATTTACTGACCGAGGCCGAAGACCGGCATCGGGAGAACCGGTTCGACATCCCCTTGCTGACCGACCGGCTCGTTGCGACGACCGAGTGGGTCCGCGAGCAGCCGGAAACGAGTACGCACTCGATCGGCTACTTCGGTTCCAGTACGGGAGCCGCAGCGGCACTTCGCAGCGCGGCCCGACCGGAAACAACGATCGACGCAGTGGTCTCGCGCGGCGGCCGGGTCGACATGGCGGCCGACGTCGTCGACGACGTGACCGCGCCGACCCTGCTCGTCGTCGGCGGCGATGACGAGTCGGTTCGGACGGTAAACCGGGAGGTCTACGAGGCCCTCGCCGTCGAACGCGACCTCCGAATCATCGAGGGCGCAGGCCACCTCTTCGAAGGCGAGGGCGAACTCGAGGCGGTCGCCGACCACGCTGCCGACTGGTTCACGACGCACCTCGAGTGA
- a CDS encoding cyclase family protein translates to MHVDLSQPIETGMQTYPDDPAVTVRRHATHEDHGVRVDALGCGSHTGTHVDAPAHVDPDGKTLEAYPLERFVFDAVRIDCRDLGDREPIPAARVPDADADLAAFWTGWDTHWGTDRYLEHPYLSPAAAETCVERGFDVAVDALNPDPTPTESAGEDEPEGFQAHHALLGNDLLILENLTSLEAVGERFELRAYPIALSSDGAPVRAVGVESTAE, encoded by the coding sequence ATGCACGTCGATCTGAGCCAGCCGATCGAGACCGGGATGCAGACGTATCCCGACGATCCCGCGGTCACCGTCCGGCGACACGCGACCCACGAAGACCATGGCGTCCGCGTTGATGCCCTCGGGTGCGGAAGCCACACCGGAACCCACGTCGATGCGCCCGCACACGTCGATCCGGACGGGAAGACCCTCGAGGCGTACCCGCTCGAGCGGTTCGTCTTCGATGCCGTCCGGATCGATTGCCGCGATCTCGGGGACCGCGAGCCGATTCCCGCCGCTCGAGTTCCCGACGCCGACGCCGACCTCGCAGCGTTCTGGACCGGTTGGGACACTCACTGGGGGACCGACCGGTACCTCGAGCACCCCTACCTCTCGCCGGCAGCGGCCGAGACCTGCGTCGAACGAGGGTTCGACGTGGCCGTCGACGCGCTCAATCCCGACCCGACGCCGACGGAGAGCGCCGGCGAGGACGAGCCCGAGGGGTTCCAGGCACACCACGCGCTGTTGGGCAACGATCTGCTGATCCTCGAGAACCTGACGAGCCTCGAGGCAGTCGGAGAACGGTTCGAACTCCGAGCGTACCCGATCGCGCTCTCGAGCGACGGTGCGCCGGTGCGAGCCGTCGGCGTCGAGAGTACCGCAGAGTAA
- a CDS encoding DUF2267 domain-containing protein, with amino-acid sequence MQEDEFYRLVQEAGHLDTMDDAQAATAAVLETLGETVTGGEAENVAAQLPDELAGIVEDADHDGAGYDRTDFVERVGDQLRGTDIEPDDAGQYADAVTDALAVALTDGELQDLKSQLDDELDPLFEGVTADRENV; translated from the coding sequence ATGCAAGAAGACGAGTTCTACAGACTGGTACAGGAAGCGGGCCACCTCGACACGATGGATGACGCACAGGCCGCGACCGCGGCAGTCCTCGAGACGCTCGGCGAGACGGTGACCGGCGGCGAGGCCGAGAACGTCGCTGCACAGCTCCCCGACGAACTGGCCGGAATCGTCGAAGACGCCGACCACGACGGTGCCGGCTACGACCGAACGGACTTCGTCGAACGGGTGGGCGACCAGCTTCGGGGCACGGACATCGAACCCGACGACGCCGGACAGTACGCCGACGCGGTCACCGACGCCCTCGCGGTCGCGCTGACGGACGGCGAGTTGCAGGATCTAAAGTCCCAGCTCGATGACGAACTCGATCCGCTGTTCGAGGGCGTCACAGCCGACCGAGAAAACGTCTGA
- a CDS encoding phosphoribosylaminoimidazolesuccinocarboxamide synthase: MTSVKEFRIEEAATDEEFGRGAFVFTDDYSVFDWGKMPDQIPQKGASLCTMGAFNFELLESEGVSTHYRGVVENGNVVDLEDASHPPWEMAIDLTQVPDLPHEGREYDYDHYHDAAGENYLIPLEIVFRNRVPVGSSLRSRTDPADHGLEFESWPDEAVDLEEPIVEFSTKYEEGDRYLERAAADSIAGKAAIEDLESLAREVNRIVTERADSTGLVHEDGKIECCYYQGELYVADVVGTFDENRFSYEGTQLSKEVLRQYHKRTQPEWVQAVDAAKAEAKRENVADWKSLCDVEPESLEESVLETASNLYCAGANAYIGREFFDAPPLSSAIGAVQRL, from the coding sequence GTGACGAGCGTCAAAGAGTTCCGCATCGAGGAAGCGGCGACCGACGAGGAGTTCGGCCGCGGGGCGTTCGTCTTCACCGACGACTACTCAGTGTTCGACTGGGGAAAGATGCCCGACCAGATCCCCCAGAAAGGCGCAAGCCTCTGTACGATGGGCGCGTTCAACTTCGAACTGCTCGAGAGCGAGGGCGTCTCGACCCACTACCGCGGGGTCGTCGAGAACGGCAATGTCGTCGACCTCGAGGACGCCTCCCACCCGCCCTGGGAGATGGCCATCGATCTCACGCAGGTGCCCGACCTGCCCCACGAGGGTCGGGAGTACGACTACGACCACTACCACGACGCGGCCGGCGAGAACTACCTAATCCCCCTCGAGATCGTCTTCCGCAACCGGGTTCCCGTCGGCTCGAGCCTGCGGAGCCGGACCGACCCGGCCGACCACGGACTCGAGTTCGAGAGCTGGCCCGACGAAGCCGTCGACCTCGAGGAGCCGATCGTCGAGTTCTCCACGAAGTACGAGGAGGGCGACCGCTATCTTGAGCGCGCGGCGGCCGACTCGATCGCCGGAAAGGCGGCGATCGAGGACCTCGAGTCGCTCGCCCGCGAGGTCAACCGGATCGTCACCGAGCGAGCCGACTCAACCGGATTAGTCCACGAGGACGGCAAGATCGAGTGTTGCTACTATCAGGGCGAACTCTACGTCGCGGATGTCGTCGGTACCTTCGACGAGAACCGCTTCAGTTACGAGGGCACCCAGCTCTCGAAGGAGGTCCTCCGCCAGTACCACAAGCGCACTCAGCCCGAGTGGGTACAAGCTGTCGACGCCGCCAAGGCCGAGGCGAAACGGGAGAACGTCGCCGACTGGAAATCGCTCTGCGACGTGGAGCCCGAGTCGCTCGAGGAATCGGTCCTCGAGACCGCCAGCAACCTGTACTGCGCTGGGGCCAACGCCTACATCGGGCGGGAGTTCTTCGACGCACCGCCGCTCTCGAGCGCGATCGGTGCGGTCCAGCGGCTGTAG
- a CDS encoding SDR family oxidoreductase has protein sequence MRLEGKTAFITGSGSGLGREAAELFAEEGATIIAADVDLEGAEETIDRVESMDRDGTALELDVRDADAVHAAVDEAVSEFGLDIMLNNAGVSHQRSKIEAIDEGERDRVIDVNVKGVWNGCHAVIPHFKEQGSGAIVNTASLAGVIGAPKLGAYSLSKGAVVNFTRTVAAEIGPAGVRANAVCPGVTDTAMPRKNRTEEEWQQAKEELARYYPLKRLGEPEDIANAMLFLASDEADWITGQALIVDGGFSCS, from the coding sequence ATGCGACTCGAAGGCAAGACAGCGTTTATCACAGGTTCAGGGTCCGGTCTCGGCCGAGAAGCGGCCGAACTGTTCGCCGAGGAGGGCGCGACGATCATCGCGGCCGACGTCGATCTCGAGGGAGCCGAGGAGACGATCGATCGCGTCGAGAGCATGGATCGGGACGGGACCGCACTCGAGTTGGACGTTCGCGACGCGGACGCAGTCCATGCGGCCGTCGACGAGGCAGTCTCGGAGTTCGGCCTCGATATCATGCTCAACAACGCGGGGGTTAGCCACCAGCGCTCGAAGATCGAGGCGATCGACGAGGGCGAGCGCGACCGCGTCATCGACGTGAACGTCAAGGGGGTCTGGAACGGTTGCCACGCCGTGATTCCGCACTTCAAGGAGCAGGGATCGGGCGCGATTGTCAACACCGCGTCGCTGGCCGGGGTCATCGGCGCGCCGAAACTGGGTGCATACTCGCTGTCGAAGGGTGCGGTCGTCAACTTCACGCGGACGGTTGCGGCAGAGATCGGGCCGGCTGGCGTCCGGGCAAACGCGGTCTGTCCGGGCGTCACGGACACGGCGATGCCCCGCAAAAATCGAACCGAAGAGGAGTGGCAACAGGCCAAAGAAGAGTTGGCCAGGTACTATCCGCTCAAGCGACTCGGGGAACCGGAAGACATCGCCAACGCGATGCTGTTTCTGGCCAGCGACGAAGCGGACTGGATCACCGGGCAGGCGCTGATCGTCGACGGCGGCTTCTCCTGCTCGTAG
- the purS gene encoding phosphoribosylformylglycinamidine synthase subunit PurS, whose product MTAYTATVTVRLKRGVLDPEAETTKQALERLGFDLEDLRSADRFEVDLEADSADDARERADEMAERLLANPTIHDYDVEVVER is encoded by the coding sequence ATGACCGCCTACACCGCGACGGTGACGGTTCGACTCAAACGGGGCGTGCTGGACCCCGAGGCCGAGACCACGAAGCAAGCCCTCGAGCGACTGGGCTTCGACCTCGAGGACCTGCGGTCGGCCGACCGCTTCGAGGTCGACCTCGAGGCCGACTCCGCGGACGACGCGCGCGAGCGCGCAGACGAGATGGCCGAACGGCTGCTGGCGAACCCGACCATCCACGACTACGACGTGGAGGTCGTCGAACGGTAG
- a CDS encoding formyltetrahydrofolate deformylase: MTTDVTEITVIGDDDAGLVANVTSLLFERGINIEDLDQAVRDGVFRMYLAVDTSEMVCTEETLREDLQTLGDDLGLDAQVRFPADRETQQIAVLVTKESHCLEALFEAWANDELGADIGVVIGNHDDLQPLAEHYDVPFHDIGDEGGQQNEDELLELLAEYDVDLIVLARYMRILSPNVVFRYEDRIINVHPSLLPAFPGAEAYRQAVEEGVRVAGVTAHYVTTDLDQGPIITQRAFDVPDDADIAEMKHRGQPLEADALLEAVQLHLNGDVSVHRGRTSVRENGTHYQLGLPDEIGEFTPDRPVDGIGSAVADDS, translated from the coding sequence ATGACGACCGACGTAACCGAAATTACGGTAATCGGAGACGACGACGCCGGACTGGTCGCGAACGTGACCAGCCTCCTGTTCGAGCGCGGGATCAACATCGAGGACCTCGATCAGGCGGTTCGCGACGGCGTCTTCCGGATGTATCTCGCCGTCGATACCTCCGAGATGGTCTGTACGGAGGAGACGCTTCGGGAAGACCTCCAGACACTCGGCGACGACCTCGGACTCGACGCTCAGGTCCGGTTCCCCGCCGACCGCGAGACTCAGCAGATCGCCGTCCTCGTCACAAAGGAGAGCCACTGCCTCGAGGCCCTGTTCGAGGCATGGGCCAACGACGAACTCGGCGCGGACATCGGCGTCGTCATCGGGAACCACGACGACCTCCAACCGCTGGCCGAACACTATGACGTTCCCTTCCACGACATCGGCGACGAGGGCGGCCAGCAAAACGAGGACGAACTGCTCGAACTCCTCGCGGAGTACGACGTCGACCTGATCGTCCTCGCGCGATACATGCGCATTCTCAGCCCCAACGTCGTCTTCCGCTACGAGGACCGCATCATCAACGTTCATCCCTCCCTGCTGCCGGCGTTCCCCGGCGCGGAGGCCTACCGCCAGGCCGTCGAGGAGGGCGTTCGGGTCGCGGGCGTCACGGCCCACTACGTCACGACCGACCTCGATCAGGGGCCGATCATCACCCAGCGCGCGTTCGATGTCCCCGACGACGCCGACATCGCGGAGATGAAACACCGCGGCCAGCCCTTGGAGGCCGACGCCTTGCTCGAGGCCGTCCAGCTTCACTTGAACGGCGACGTTTCGGTTCACCGCGGTCGGACGTCAGTTCGAGAGAACGGTACGCACTACCAGCTCGGCCTGCCCGACGAAATCGGGGAGTTCACGCCGGATCGGCCGGTCGACGGAATCGGCAGCGCCGTCGCCGACGATTCGTAA
- a CDS encoding HalOD1 output domain-containing protein, translating into MTVTSDDHGRSRIDRERKTAFVSHDWTGNDSLTTTIVSTIAALSNSDPIEVDRLYDQIDPESLETLFAPTSGAAARNTGQVSFRLDAYTITVHATGDIVVVRST; encoded by the coding sequence ATGACGGTAACATCCGACGATCACGGCCGATCACGAATCGATCGCGAACGGAAGACAGCGTTTGTCTCCCACGACTGGACCGGCAACGACTCGCTGACGACGACGATCGTCTCGACGATTGCGGCGCTCTCGAACAGCGACCCGATCGAGGTCGACCGGCTCTACGACCAGATCGACCCCGAGAGCCTCGAGACGCTCTTCGCACCGACGAGCGGCGCTGCCGCCCGGAATACCGGCCAGGTTTCGTTCCGGCTGGACGCGTACACGATCACCGTCCACGCGACGGGCGATATCGTTGTCGTCCGATCGACGTGA
- the purQ gene encoding phosphoribosylformylglycinamidine synthase I: MTVAIIRFGGSNCDRDADRALAHLDIDAEIVWHEDGLPEDTTGVVLPGGFSYGDYLRAGAMAARSPIMAEVREAASDGVPVLGVCNGAQIGCESGLTEGAFTTNESACFQCEHVYLRVERADTPWTAAYDEGEVIEIPIAHGEGRYEIDDDRLAELEDEGRVLFRYCDENGETGPDVNPNGSKHNVAGVLGERESVAVLMPHPERATLPDIGPTDGQGVLRGFESVEGGV, translated from the coding sequence ATGACCGTTGCAATAATTCGGTTCGGCGGCTCGAACTGCGACCGCGATGCCGACCGCGCGCTGGCACACCTCGACATCGACGCCGAGATCGTTTGGCACGAGGACGGCCTCCCCGAGGACACGACGGGCGTCGTCCTCCCGGGTGGCTTCTCCTACGGCGACTATCTTCGAGCGGGTGCGATGGCGGCCCGCTCGCCGATCATGGCCGAGGTCCGCGAGGCCGCATCCGACGGCGTTCCCGTTCTCGGGGTCTGTAACGGAGCCCAGATCGGCTGCGAGTCCGGACTGACCGAGGGTGCGTTCACGACTAACGAGAGCGCATGCTTCCAGTGTGAACACGTCTATCTGCGCGTCGAGCGCGCGGACACGCCCTGGACCGCCGCCTACGACGAGGGCGAGGTCATCGAGATCCCGATCGCCCACGGCGAGGGCCGCTACGAGATCGACGACGACCGATTGGCCGAGCTCGAGGACGAGGGTCGAGTCCTCTTTCGCTACTGCGATGAGAACGGCGAGACGGGCCCCGACGTGAATCCGAACGGGTCCAAGCACAACGTCGCCGGCGTCCTCGGTGAGCGCGAGTCCGTCGCGGTGTTGATGCCACACCCCGAACGCGCGACGCTTCCCGATATCGGCCCGACCGACGGGCAGGGCGTCCTCCGAGGGTTCGAATCGGTAGAAGGCGGCGTTTAG
- a CDS encoding DUF4188 domain-containing protein, which yields MPEQHRSADGVIEQKVTADRDEAFVVFHIGLRINAFWKVHQWLPLLLIAPRMVRELVADSESGLLESRTVVGPGIHHIGFVQYWESFDALREYARDSDRLHVPTWQDYYQSGTKSDAAVGIWHETYLVQADEYETVYNNMPPHGLAACDGTEIVPAADQREAAAGRLGHTDETDSTGDASEAS from the coding sequence ATGCCAGAACAGCATCGCAGCGCCGACGGAGTGATCGAACAGAAAGTGACCGCCGACCGCGACGAGGCGTTCGTCGTCTTCCACATCGGACTCCGTATTAACGCGTTCTGGAAGGTTCACCAATGGCTCCCGTTGTTGCTCATCGCACCGCGGATGGTTCGTGAACTGGTCGCTGATTCGGAGTCAGGGTTGCTCGAGAGTCGAACGGTGGTCGGTCCGGGAATCCACCATATCGGATTCGTCCAGTACTGGGAGTCGTTCGATGCCCTGCGAGAGTATGCCCGTGACAGTGACCGATTGCACGTCCCTACCTGGCAAGACTACTACCAGAGTGGAACCAAATCAGACGCTGCCGTCGGCATCTGGCACGAAACGTATCTCGTGCAGGCCGACGAGTACGAAACCGTATACAACAACATGCCGCCGCACGGACTCGCCGCATGCGACGGGACGGAGATCGTGCCAGCAGCCGACCAGCGGGAGGCGGCTGCCGGTCGGCTGGGTCACACGGACGAAACGGATTCCACCGGCGACGCGAGCGAGGCGAGTTGA
- a CDS encoding potassium channel family protein, with amino-acid sequence MEFIPLVLGILLLVIVVVDLLWTTLWVEGSAGPLTSWLMAVTWRVFRQVGDRRSRLLTLSGPSILVIGLLVWIILLWTGWTLVFASAEYPLIDTVNGGSISWSDRFYVTGYTIFTLGNGDFAPREGPWQIAMILTTASGMLFVTLTVTYVLSVLDAVTQKRSFASSVSGLGTRSDEIVRTSWNGDEFDGLELSLNALASQLNTLTANHKAYPILHYFHSGQTERAPVTSVALLDETLTLLRFGVPEPDRPSDTIVKNVRASVHSYLETLHNGFIEPADRTPPAQDLEPLRDAGVPTVPDEMFDESVENLSERRRLLLGLVESDVRQWPTGETT; translated from the coding sequence ATGGAGTTCATCCCGCTCGTTCTCGGGATACTCCTGCTCGTCATCGTCGTCGTGGATCTCCTGTGGACGACGCTCTGGGTGGAGGGGAGTGCCGGTCCGCTCACCTCGTGGCTGATGGCGGTGACGTGGCGCGTGTTCCGACAGGTCGGCGATCGGCGCTCCCGACTGCTCACCCTCTCCGGGCCGTCGATCCTCGTGATCGGCCTCCTCGTCTGGATCATCCTCCTCTGGACCGGCTGGACGCTCGTCTTCGCGAGCGCCGAGTACCCGCTTATCGATACGGTCAACGGGGGGTCGATCTCCTGGTCGGATCGCTTCTACGTCACCGGATACACGATCTTCACGCTGGGGAACGGCGACTTCGCTCCGCGAGAGGGACCGTGGCAGATCGCGATGATACTCACGACGGCCAGCGGGATGCTCTTTGTCACCCTGACCGTCACCTACGTACTCTCCGTCCTCGACGCCGTCACGCAGAAACGATCCTTCGCGAGCAGCGTGAGCGGGCTCGGGACGCGGAGCGACGAGATCGTCCGGACGAGTTGGAACGGCGACGAATTCGACGGACTGGAGCTGTCCCTGAACGCGCTCGCGTCGCAGTTGAACACGCTCACGGCGAACCACAAGGCGTACCCGATTCTTCACTACTTCCACAGCGGACAGACGGAACGAGCACCGGTGACGAGCGTCGCTCTCCTCGACGAAACGCTCACGCTGCTGCGATTCGGCGTCCCCGAACCGGACCGTCCGAGCGACACGATCGTGAAAAACGTACGGGCGAGCGTCCACAGCTATCTCGAGACGCTTCACAACGGGTTCATCGAACCCGCAGATCGAACCCCGCCCGCACAGGACCTTGAGCCTCTTCGCGATGCGGGCGTCCCGACCGTTCCCGACGAGATGTTCGACGAGTCCGTCGAGAATCTGTCCGAACGTCGACGACTGTTGCTCGGCCTCGTCGAATCGGACGTCCGACAGTGGCCGACCGGAGAAACGACGTAA